Proteins found in one Sporosarcina sp. FSL K6-3457 genomic segment:
- a CDS encoding TetR/AcrR family transcriptional regulator produces MNNRKRQVLLVARRLFAEKGFTATSVQDILDESQISKGTFYNYFTSKNECLMAMLEYAHEEATIKRRELLIGQDIQDKNILAKQIVVRMHINREHNLLPIYESVFNSGDKVLKSFIIKHHFMEISWLTERLVDVYGEEAQSYAPDCAVILMGMMQHLIHFWNASSKVKIDIQQLAQFTTRRIDAIITDMMATNDTLLGASLFDNLQSTNETKVDSKSMVIKQLTQLLDQFKTDTKPSEVQYTQFLLDEIHSAQPRIFILETVTRSFHETFSNTHFESEAREIVTYLWSYIDTLKKDELG; encoded by the coding sequence ATGAATAATCGTAAACGCCAAGTTTTATTAGTTGCTCGACGCCTTTTTGCAGAAAAAGGATTTACAGCGACATCTGTACAAGATATTTTAGATGAGTCCCAAATCTCCAAAGGAACTTTTTATAATTATTTCACATCAAAAAATGAATGCCTCATGGCCATGTTAGAATACGCTCACGAAGAAGCTACCATTAAAAGAAGAGAACTGTTAATTGGCCAAGACATTCAGGATAAGAATATATTGGCTAAACAAATTGTCGTTCGCATGCACATCAATCGTGAGCACAATCTGCTGCCGATTTACGAGTCCGTTTTCAACTCGGGCGACAAGGTTTTGAAATCCTTCATCATTAAGCATCATTTCATGGAGATTTCCTGGCTGACTGAAAGATTGGTGGATGTTTACGGGGAAGAGGCACAATCGTATGCACCCGACTGTGCCGTGATTCTCATGGGCATGATGCAGCATCTCATTCACTTTTGGAATGCCAGTTCAAAAGTGAAAATCGATATTCAGCAACTTGCGCAGTTTACAACAAGACGAATTGACGCCATTATTACCGATATGATGGCAACAAATGACACATTACTCGGAGCAAGTTTGTTCGATAATTTACAGTCTACAAACGAGACGAAGGTTGATAGCAAAAGTATGGTCATCAAGCAATTGACTCAATTGCTTGACCAGTTTAAAACCGATACCAAACCGAGTGAAGTTCAGTACACACAATTTCTATTGGATGAAATTCATTCAGCACAACCTCGCATATTCATTTTAGAAACGGTCACTCGTTCTTTCCATGAGACATTCAGCAATACACACTTTGAATCGGAAGCACGTGAAATCGTTACATACTTATGGAGCTATATTGATACGTTAAAAAAAGATGAGCTAGGCTGA